From Salarias fasciatus chromosome 12, fSalaFa1.1, whole genome shotgun sequence, the proteins below share one genomic window:
- the rab35b gene encoding ras-related protein Rab-35b yields MARDYDYLFKLLIIGDSGVGKSSLLLRFADNTFSGSYITTIGVDFKIRTVEINGEKVKLQIWDTAGQERFRTITSTYYRGTHGVIVVYDVTSAESFVNVKRWLHEINQNCDDVCRILVGNKNDDPNSKVVETTDAQKFAEQMGISLFETSAKENINVEEMFNCITELVLRAKKEVLAKQQQQQQNDVVKLTRNSKRKKKCC; encoded by the exons ATGGCCAGGGACTACGATTACCTCTTCAAGCTGCTCATCATCGGGGACAGCG gagTGGGCAAGAGCAGTCTCCTCCTGCGATTTGCAGACAACACGTTTTCAG GTAGCTATATCACCACGATCGGCGTGGACTTCAAGATCCGAACGGTGGAGATCAACGGGGAGAAGGTGAAGCTTCAGATCTGGGATACGGCGGGGCAGGAGCGCTTTCGCACCATCACCTCCAC ATACTACAGGGGAACGCACGGGGTCATAGTGGTTTACGACGTCACGAGTGCCGAGTCCTTCGTCAACGTCAAACGGTGGTTACATGAAATCAACCAGAACTGTGACGACGTGTGCCGAATATTAG TGGGAAACAAGAACGACGACCCCAACTCCAAGGTGGTGGAGACGACCGACGCGCAGAAGTTCGCGGAGCAGATGGGAATCAGCCTGTTCGAGACGAGCGCCAAAGAGAACATCAACGTGGAAGAG ATGTTCAACTGCATCACGGAGCTGGTGCTACGAGCCAAGAAGGAGGTGCTggccaagcagcagcagcagcaacagaacGACGTGGTCAAGCTCACCCGCAACAGCAAACGGAAGAAGAAGTGCTGCTAG